The Panicum hallii strain FIL2 chromosome 5, PHallii_v3.1, whole genome shotgun sequence genome contains the following window.
GCTCGGATGGACTGCGTTGTTCATTCCTGGATCCTCGGCTCTCTCACCGACGACCTCGCCGAGATCGTCTCCTCCCAGGGCGCCTCTGCCCGGGACGCCTGGCTCGCCGTCGAATCCCAGTTCTTGGGCAATCGGGAGACACGGGCGATCCAGCTCGAGACGAAGTTTCGCAACTTCGTGCAAGGCGATCTCTCCATCACCGAGTACTGCCGCCGTCTGAAGAAGATGGCCGACGATCTCACCGCCTTGGGAGAGGTCATCACCGACCGTACCCTTGTCCTCAACGTGATTCGTGGCCTCAACGAGCGCTTCACGCACATCGGTGCCCTGCTGAGGCGCGCCCGCCCCTTCCCCACCTTCCTCGAGGCGAAGGACGATCTGTCCTTGGAGGAACTCACCTTGGGAAGCCGCCAGCCATCGCCGGCTGCTGCACTCGCCGCCACCACCAAGTCTGCACCCAGCTCGGGCTCCGGAGGCGCTGGGAACGCCGCCGGCTCCAAACTcgaccgccgccgcagcagcaagCGTTCGTCGCCCAACAACAGCAGTTGCACCAGCCGCAGCAGCTGTTCCAGCCCCAGCTGCAGCCGTACCAGCTCCCTACTGCTCCACCTGGCACCTTTGAGGCTGGCCAATGGGGTCCGGCCGGCTCCTACAACCCCATGGCCGGCCTCCCTTCTTGGGACGCACAGTCACTTGCCTCCGCGTTCAGCACGGCGACGCTGAACCCGCCTTCGTCAAGCGAGTAGTATTTTGACTCAGGTGCCTCCTCTCACATGACATCCACCCCTCACTTCCTTTCACAAACTTTTTCTCAGCGGTATCCTGCTCCTTCATCTATTATTGTCGGTAATGGCTCCATGATCCCTGTCACCGCCACTGGCACTACAGAGTTACCTCATTCCTTGCGTCTTAATAATATTTTGGTTTCTCCTCAAATTATTAAGAATCTCATCTCTGTTCGCCAATTCACTACCGATAATAATTGTTCTGTTGAGTTTGACCCTGCTGGTTGTTCTGTGAAGGATCTCAACTCCAGGAACGTGATCGTCAGGTGCAATAGCTCTGGGCTGCTATATCCCCTGCGTCTCGATCCAGCACACTCCCTAGTTGCTAAGGGCTCCTCTCCACTGTGGCATCGGCGACTCGGTCACCCCGGCCATGAAGCTTTGTCCAAGCTTGCGTCTAGTGTCTCTTGTTCCATAGAGGATTGTTCAGATTTGTGTCATGCCTGTCAGCTAGGTCGACATGTTCGCCTACCTTTTCCAGTTTCATCGTCCCGTGCGTCTAATAAGTTTGATCTTATACATTGTGATTTGTGGACATCACCAGTTGCCAGTGTCTCAGGTTATAAATATTATTTGGTTATTCTTGATGACTGCACTCATTACCTGTGGACTTTTCCTTTGCATCTCAAATCTGACACTTTCAGTACACTTGCTGGGTTCATCGCCTACGCCTCCACACAGTTTGCTGCACCTGTGAAGGCCGTCCAGTGTGACAACGGGCGCGAGTTTGATAACTCCAGCGCCCGCACGTTCTTCCTCTCTCGGGGCATCCATCTTCGCATGTCCTGCCCCTACACTTCGCCTCAAAATGGTAAAGCTGAACGCATCATTCGGTCAATCAATAATGTCGTTCGCTCCCTGCTATTTCAGGCCTCCATGCCTCCCTCCTACTGGGTTGAGGCTCTCTCCACAGCCACTTCGTTGATTAACATTTTGCCTACCAAGACTCTTGGCTTCTCCACGCCGCATCTTGCCCTCTTTGCCACACCGCCGGCTTATGCGCACCTTCGAGTCTTCGGTTGCAAATGCTATCCGAACCTGTCTACCACAGCCACCCACAAACTCACTCCTCGGTCTGCCTTGTGTGTCTTCCTTGGTTACTCTGCTCACCACAAAGGATACCGCTGCCTTGACATGTCTTCCAACCGGATAATCATCTCACGGCACGTCATCTTTGATGAGACTGCCTTTCCTTTCGCTGAGCGTGATGGCCCCTCCACACCTGCGACTTTTGAGTTTTTGGATGAATCTGATGCTGTGCTCGCTCCTATTGGATCACCGCACAAGTTTTTGCCTGCAGGAACATCTTCTGGCGCCTCCACGCCTGCTGTTGGTGCCCCTCGTGCTCCTCCCGGTGCTCCTAGCATCTGTAAGCTGGACGCGATTCTTGCCCCGGCTCTACGCCCCTCCACGACGGCCTCTTCGCCTGTGCCACGCGGGGCACCGTCACCCTCGTCACCTGCGCCACGCGCGGCCTCGCCCATGCCACGCGCGGCCACGCCGTCTCCTGCGTCCCCTTCGCCTGCGCCACGCGCGGCCACGGCCTCACCATCCTCCACCGAGCGCTACATCCCGCCCGCACTCCGTGCCGGCCGGGGTACCTCGTCGCCTGGCCCTCGCGACCCGCACCTGGTTTTCCGCCACTGGAGCGTGTCGTCACACAGGTCTTCTCGCGCCGGCCTCGCCCTGTGCCAGCATCTACACTGGTGCCAGCTCCTGCACCTGCGCCGGCACCGCTGCCTAAGGGTGCCGTCGCTGTGCCTCCCGTTATCAACCAGCACTCCATGGCGACTCGGGCCAAGCGCGGGTTCCGTGTTCCCGCTCTCTTCACTGCCACGCACCTGTCTCCGGTTCCGAAGACGTACCGCGGGGGTCTTGCCAATCCTGCCTGGTGGTCCGCCATGGTGGAAGAATATGATGCTCTATTGAAGAATCACACTTGGGACTTGGTGCCACGTCCCCCCCAGGCCAATGTTGTCACTGGGAAGTGGATCTTCAAGCACAAGTTCTCCACCGACGGCACTCTGGAATGGTAAAAGGCGCGTTGggttcttcggggcttcacacAACGCCCTGGTATCGACTTCGCGGAGACTTTCAACCCGGTTGTCAAACCGGCGACAGTTCGTACTGTGCTCTCTCTAGCTCTCTCACGGCAATGGCCTGTTCACCAGCTTGATGTGAAGAATGCGTTTCTCCATGGCACCCTGACAGAGATTGTTTACAGCCAGCAACCCAGTGGTTTTGAGGATTCTGCTCATCCTGACTATGTCTGCCGGCTCAACAAGTCTTTGTATGGGCTCAAGCAGGCTCCTCGCGCCTGGTACAATCGCTTTGCCACATACCTGCTCTCTCTTGGGTTTGTTGAGGCCAAGTCGGATACTTCACTGTTCATCTATCAGCGTGGCTCCGACACGGCCTACCTGCTTCtctatgttgatgacatcatcCTCACTGCCTCCTCGACCGGTCTCCGCCAGCGGATCATCTCAGCCTTGCAGCAGGAGTTCGCTATGAAAGACCTCGGTGAATTGCATCATTTCCTTGGTATGCATGTTCAGCATTGTGGTGATGGCCTTCTTCTATCTCAGGAGCAGTACATGCTAGAGATTCTTGACCGAGCAGGCATGGCCGAGTGCAAGCCGTGCTCCACTCCAGTAGACACTAACCCCAAAGTGTCTGCCACTGATGGTGCCCCAGTAGGTGATGCTTCGGATTTTCGCAGTCTTGCTGGTGCTCTGCAGTACCTCACCTTCACCAGGCCAGATATTGCATATGCTGTCCAGCAAATTTGTCTTCACATGCATGATCCACGGGAGCCTCACCTTGCGGCTCTCAAGCGCATTCTTCGCTATGTCCGCGGGACTCTTCAGTTTGGTCTCTTGCTGCGACCCTCCTCGTGCACCGACCTTGTGGTGTATACTGATGCCGATTGGGCAGGTTGTCCGGATACGCGCAAGTCCACCTCGGGCTATGCTGTGTTTCTTGGTGACAATCTCATCTCCTGGTCTTCCAAGCGTCAGACTACCGTATCAAGGTCCAGTGCTGAAGCTGAGTATCGCACAGTGGCTAATGGAGTCACCGAGGCGACATGGTTGCGCCAGCTCCTTCAGGAGCTTCATGCTCCCCTTCGCCATGCCACACTGGTGTACTGTGACAACATCAGTGCCGTCTACATGTCCTCCAACCCGGTTCAGCATCAACGCACGAAGCATATTGAGATTGATCTCCACTTCGTCCGCGAGCGTGTTGCCATTGGTGATCTCCGCGTCCTGCATGTTCCGACATCTTCGCAGTACGCCGACATCTTCACCAAAGGGCTGCTTTCTTCGCTATTTACGGAGTTCAGGACCAGTCTGAACGTGCGTAGTGGCTGACGATCAGACTGCGGGGGCGTGTTAGCATGGTCTATATTAGGCAGGGTTCTTGCTAACTTTGGCAAGCCCTTTTGGGTTTAGGGAGGTGCGGCAGCACATGCATATTGCCCTGTGCGCCCACTCCTTGTTTTGGTTAGTTGGTTAAGATAGGCAAGGATCTCCCCTGATAGGATTGATCTCTTATTCCCGTGGACACCCTTGCCTATATGTACTTGAGCCTTTGCTCCCCATTAATCAATCTGTTATTTCTCCCAATTCTCATCTGCTTTCACTGAGGAACATGGTACAAGGAACCGGGGTCGAGGATCATGGTACATTACTTGCAGAAGGTTTTTACATCGTGCGAATGTAATTGTTCCTGGGACACAGAACGCAATTGTTCCCAGGTTGATGTTCCCAGGACATCCATGTTCCTGGCTGCTATGGGAAAAATTAACTTAGCAACTAAAAACTCAAAGGCCGGCATTCCCCATGTATCAGAAGAAGCAATAGAAAGGAAAATATGCCCTGCTAAAGCACAAGATCAAATGAATGGGTATCATAGCACAATTATACATGTGGTTTTGGCTAAATTCCAGAAAGAGTTACAGAACATAGTTACAGAGTTTTTATTTGATACAAGTACAACAGGAGGATAATACACCTACCTTAGCATAATCTGCATCAAGGGCTATGGCTAGTGAGCAATCTGCAATTGCATCTAAAATTTGACCCATTACTTGATATGCTGCTGCACGGTTACAAAAGCAAACTGCTAAAAGACGTAGTGACTCGCCATTGCTCATCAAAGCAGTGGTATAATATTCCACAGCCTCCAAATATTTACCAGATTGAAATGCCTCATTTCCAGCAGCCTGAGATGTAGCAAACAAGAATATGTGCCATTAGTGTAAAGTTCTTGCAAATTTTGCTGAATACCATGGGCAACATGTACATGCATGATGAATAACAACAACATGTGAGCAAAGACAATGCTGGATTATATGGATAGATAGAGTAGTGGCCCAAAAGAAAAGGGTGCCCCTATCATAACATTAGCCAAATTATAGAAGATAAACAACAAAGCCAACATATGACATACTTTAAGCCGCAGTAGCTCAGAGATGGTCATGGAGAATGATGAAATTGATTTCTGAGATTGCTTCCCACACCTAATCAGTGTTCTCCCAAAATCAGCAAATCATAAGCAGTCATACATGGATCCTAGAAACAACCCAAACCAGTATAGCATTGGTAACAAAATATTACCTGCATTCCATGACTTTTACTTGGTCATACTTTTTTAAGAACTGGTGAGCCTCTTCAAGCTTTCCAAGGAAGAAATATGACTTAGCAATAAGATATCGACGCCACAACTTCACAGAGCAAGTATTGTTGTCCAAGTTATTGCTTTCTGTATTCTCGTCAAGACACAAACAGACACTATTCCTTTCTGCAAGATAAAGAGTTTCTTCGCAAAACTCAATTACCTCTTCATATTGCTGCAACTGTTAAATCCAACTAAACTAACAGTTAGGCCAAAAAAATTACTAGTGGAAAGAGGAAACATAGTAAGACGTACAGAAGGCAAAATAAGAATACTGTAAATACAGACCAGTAACAGTGCTTCTGCTTTCATCGCCATCAAGTTATCTGAATAAATACTTATGGACAAAGCATCAGAGATCATTTGTAAGGCACTGGGTATCTTGTCAAATGCCTTTTTTATAAGATACTCCTTGGATTGAAGAATAAAACCAGATACTTTCTGCCAAAGAAAACACAGGAACATAATGATTGGGTTATCAATTTCCACATATATAACAACTTATTTTGATACCATGTTTTCTAAGAGATTAAGAATGCTTAAGCAGGATGCACAATTCAGACAAGCAATATCCAATTAATAATGCATTCAGTACGAAACAGATAGATTCCAGAGTTGTGGATATCTAAACTCGACCTGGTACAGTGCTCATAAGTAGGTTTTCTTTCATACTTTTGGGAAGTCACAGTTTTCCAACTATAGCACCGAGTGTGACAATGAAAAGTGGGATCAAGTCC
Protein-coding sequences here:
- the LOC112895779 gene encoding dnaJ homolog subfamily C member 7-like — protein: MREALSDCREAIGIDSSFLKAQVRAANCLLALGDVEEAQKAFEMCLKSNHLSSLDRKIVEEASDGLQKTQKVSGFILQSKEYLIKKAFDKIPSALQMISDALSISIYSDNLMAMKAEALLLLQQYEEVIEFCEETLYLAERNSVCLCLDENTESNNLDNNTCSVKLWRRYLIAKSYFFLGKLEEAHQFLKKYDQVKVMECRCGKQSQKSISSFSMTISELLRLKAAGNEAFQSGKYLEAVEYYTTALMSNGESLRLLAVCFCNRAAAYQVMGQILDAIADCSLAIALDADYAKVGVLSSCCTCIK